The Pseudanabaena sp. ABRG5-3 genome includes the window AATTAACGACAGCCAAACCATTTTAAGTAGTGCTGCCCAGATCGGTTCTCCTAAAGCCAACAAACCAACGGAACAAGATAACCTATTACCTAAAATTGGTGGACTAGAGGTATTAAGGCAGTCGGTTACGGATTCTTCCGCAATGGCAACTACTGTGAATATGTCTAAAGCTGTAGTACCAACGCCAAATGTCTTGCCAGCCGCAACGACTACTGATAACTCACTCTCCAATAATTCGCTTAATTCGGTCAAGAAATCACCATCTGAAGCTACTTTTGGGGAAGTTAGTTCTAGCCTTAATAATGCCGCTAAATCTTGGACAAGTAATTTTGCCTTGCAGAATAGTGCAAGCCCAAATAGTTCAGAAAATGCTGCTAATAGTAAGTTTGAGTTTATTGGCAATAAGCCCGTTAATATTGGACTATTGATGAAGGGGCAGTCTTGGCTACGCATCACTGTGGATGGTAAGACTGAGTTTGAAGGTGTTCTTGATGAAGGTAAAAAGCTGACTTGGTCAGGTGATCGCCAAATTTCGATTCGTGCTGGTAATGCTTCGGCTGTTGGGCTGAGCTATAACAATCAGCAAATCAGAGTATTGGGTAAGGAAGGGGAAGTTGCGGAAAGGCTCTTTGGAATCAACCAACCGAACAATGTTGAAGCTAATGAAACAGAACTGCGTGGATTTTTAGAATCGATGTCTAACAACGAAATCCCCTAACAAAGAAATGGGTGCTATGCACCCATTTCTTTGTTAATTACTTTCCAGCCCACTTTTTTTGACTAATTCCTCTGGCGTGAGTTTGGATAAAAACTCGCGAAATGCTTTTCTTTCTGCTTCGTCGGCATCTTGATCTACAGGGATTGAAGCTTCGAGGATTACCTCCTCCATAACCCAAATAGGACATTTAGCACGCACTGCGATCGCGATTGCATCACTAGGGCGGGCATCAATTTCTTTTTTTATATCTCCTTGTGAAACCGTAATTACTGCGTAGAAAGTGCTGTTTTTAAGAGCATGGACGACGACACGCTCAACGGTGATCCCCCATGCGTCTAAGAAATTCAGCATTAAATCATGGGTCATAGGGCGCTCTAACGGTCTACCATCTAAAGCGCCAATAATTGCCTTGGCTTCGGCTTCACCGATCCAAATTGGCAATGCTCTCCGTTCTAAGGTATCTCGCAGTAGGACGATAGGATTACGGCTGACCGCATCAATAGCGATCCCAGCCACCTTCATTTCGATCATTATTGCCCGCCTTCCTCAAGAAATGAGTGAAAGTACCCCTCATCAATCAAAAACTTTAGGGTTATGCGATTTAATCAAGAATCCGATCTTTTGTGGTGCGACAAAGCGGCAAAAGATTGGTTTCTTATTTTCCTGCGCGTCCCTTAGTTAGATATTGATAATTAAAGACGATCAATATCTAACTAGCAAGGGTTTTAGAAATTGAGAGGCTTTTGCAGGTTATTATATCACCGTCACGATAGGGAATCTGGCTTCCCGTCTTGTTTTTAAGGACACTATTCACAGCATGAAATCAGATTTGAAATCAGATTTAAAAAATATTACGGTTATTGGTGCTGGTGCTTGGGGATCAGCGCTAGTAAGTCTGGTCAAAAAAAATTGTCACCATGTCCAAATCTGGTCGCGCCAAAGTCCACAGCCACTAGCGGATGTAGCTAGTAATAGTGATGCAATTATTTCGGCAGTATCGATGAAAGGTGTTAGATCGATCGCGGAACAATTACAAACTGCACAATTACTGCCCCATGCGGTGATCGTCAGTGCTACCAAAGGTCTCGAACCAACTACTAGACAAACCCCATCGCAAATTTGGCGATCGCTGTTGCCTGATCATCCATTGGTGGTTTTATCGGGTCCCAATCTCTCTGCCGAAATTATGGCGGGGCAACCTGCGGCAACGGTGGTGGCGAGTACCGATGAAGCGGCGGCACAGTTTATTCAAACAATTTTTGCATCGCGAAATTTCAGGGTCTATACCAATTCTGATCCGATTGGCGTGGAATTAGGTGGCACACTCAAAAATGTAATCGCGATCGCCGTGGGTGCTTGTGATGGTCTAAATCTGGGAACTAATGCTAAA containing:
- a CDS encoding helix-turn-helix domain-containing protein, encoding MTQRQILQASQSNLFIYVVSIVNITTSKQAEKLAEIGAQFKRIRQDKDLSIPHLTATTLISERYLRAIEDGEIESLPEPVYVRGFIRKYGNALGVGDLSEDFPLNSVLPEQKWAGSAAAELRPLHLYALYVGVIAGAVSLLATFLNAPEANKINDSQTILSSAAQIGSPKANKPTEQDNLLPKIGGLEVLRQSVTDSSAMATTVNMSKAVVPTPNVLPAATTTDNSLSNNSLNSVKKSPSEATFGEVSSSLNNAAKSWTSNFALQNSASPNSSENAANSKFEFIGNKPVNIGLLMKGQSWLRITVDGKTEFEGVLDEGKKLTWSGDRQISIRAGNASAVGLSYNNQQIRVLGKEGEVAERLFGINQPNNVEANETELRGFLESMSNNEIP
- a CDS encoding bifunctional nuclease family protein gives rise to the protein MIEMKVAGIAIDAVSRNPIVLLRDTLERRALPIWIGEAEAKAIIGALDGRPLERPMTHDLMLNFLDAWGITVERVVVHALKNSTFYAVITVSQGDIKKEIDARPSDAIAIAVRAKCPIWVMEEVILEASIPVDQDADEAERKAFREFLSKLTPEELVKKSGLESN
- a CDS encoding NAD(P)H-dependent glycerol-3-phosphate dehydrogenase, with product MKSDLKSDLKNITVIGAGAWGSALVSLVKKNCHHVQIWSRQSPQPLADVASNSDAIISAVSMKGVRSIAEQLQTAQLLPHAVIVSATKGLEPTTRQTPSQIWRSLLPDHPLVVLSGPNLSAEIMAGQPAATVVASTDEAAAQFIQTIFASRNFRVYTNSDPIGVELGGTLKNVIAIAVGACDGLNLGTNAKSALITRSMIEIIRVGVYFGAQPETFWGLSGLGDLLATCSSNLSRNYQVGYAIAQGRSLEEAIAHVQGTAEGVNTAHVLMEISDREKISVPVSRYVARLLKGEITLQQAVEGLMERDLKPEN